GAAGATCCTCTATGTGAACAATGCGCGGGTTTCCAGCGGCGCCGAGGACCACCTGGTGGACGTCGGCGCATGGATGATGAAGAACGGGCAGGAGCCGGTCTTCCTCGTCTCCGTGGAGAGCGTCCTCGAGAAGCAGTTGACCGAAGTCGGGGTTCCCTACCACTCCGTGTTCGACAAGCGCCGGCCGCTGACCCTCCTGCAAAGGATCGGCAAGGCCATTCTCGCCGAGCGGCCCGACGTCATCTCGATCAACCGGGAGCACAACATCCTCCCCGTGCTCTGCGCGACCCGCCTTGTCTCCCCATGGCTCAGGAAGAAGCCGAAGATGGTGGCGGTCTTCCATACCCCCACGGGCCGATATTACCCCGGCCTGAAGCGGTTCGACGGGATCGTCGCGACGTCCGAATACACGGGGGCCGGCTTCGTCCGGGCGAATCCCGGGATCGAGCGGGTCATCGAGATCATCCATTACGGGATCCGGCTGCCGTCGGCCGACGAGGCCGCGAAGGCGGACAGGAACCGGCCGCGGAGATATTTCCGGGACCGGGGGTTCCCCATCATCGGCATGGTCGGCGAGCTGTGGAAGAACCAGGAAGAGCTGGTGGACGCCGCGCCGGCGATGCTGGAGACGTTCCCGGACATGACGGTGGCGCTCATCGGCGGATACCAGGAATCCGCCCCGCTGAACGACCGGATCGCCCGCCTCGGGCTGAAGAAGCATTTCGTGCTGACGGGACGCATCCCGCGCGCGATCATCCCCGACGCGTTCCATGACCTCGACCTGTCGGTATCCACCCACCGGAACGAGGGGTTCGGAATCGTGCACATCGAGTCGATGGCCTCCCTGACGCCCGTGGTGGCGTACAACAGCGGGGGGCTCGTGGAAATCCTGCGAAAAGGGGGGGGCGTGCTCGTGGACGGCGGCCCGAAGGAGTTCGCGCAGGCCGTCGTCGCACTGCTCTCGGACGACGAGCGTCGCCGCCGCCTGGCCGCCGAGGGGAGGAAGGCCGTGGAGGAGCACTTCTCCATCGACGCGATGGGAAGGCATCACCTGCGCTACTACGAGAACGTCCTGTCCGGGGAGGCGCGGCGGCGTTAACGGGAAAGCGATCCCGTCCCCTTGCCTGTCTGCAGCGTCTCTCTCACCGCCTCGAACACGGCTTCCACCGAAATCCGGTCCATGCACTCGAGATACGGCGTGTGCCGGCAGACGCGGCTGCGGCAGGGGACGCACGGAACCTCGAGC
The sequence above is a segment of the Thermodesulfobacteriota bacterium genome. Coding sequences within it:
- a CDS encoding glycosyltransferase family 4 protein; its protein translation is MKILYVNNARVSSGAEDHLVDVGAWMMKNGQEPVFLVSVESVLEKQLTEVGVPYHSVFDKRRPLTLLQRIGKAILAERPDVISINREHNILPVLCATRLVSPWLRKKPKMVAVFHTPTGRYYPGLKRFDGIVATSEYTGAGFVRANPGIERVIEIIHYGIRLPSADEAAKADRNRPRRYFRDRGFPIIGMVGELWKNQEELVDAAPAMLETFPDMTVALIGGYQESAPLNDRIARLGLKKHFVLTGRIPRAIIPDAFHDLDLSVSTHRNEGFGIVHIESMASLTPVVAYNSGGLVEILRKGGGVLVDGGPKEFAQAVVALLSDDERRRRLAAEGRKAVEEHFSIDAMGRHHLRYYENVLSGEARRR